One genomic window of Mycteria americana isolate JAX WOST 10 ecotype Jacksonville Zoo and Gardens chromosome 6, USCA_MyAme_1.0, whole genome shotgun sequence includes the following:
- the AEN gene encoding apoptosis-enhancing nuclease — MALTPPVPPPAGMLPGKGQMTPLLSAPKISVPTPQGTHGPAAWGCARPPEGLGTPQGRSKKKSRKHQRFMERRALLEQKGLLSPRRRLGSHALVLGTEARSTLAKAGGTTASHCWKVPKPKQVISPSLSPSASPDSIARHHSVLLSQGNGSSKGVQTSSPLLCPGKYVAIDCEMVGTGPQGRLSELARCSVVNYKGDVIYDKYVQPELPIVDYRTRWSGITKQHMKGAIPFKAAQAEILKILKDKIVVGHAIHNDFQALKYFHPKDRTRDTSQIPVLKQRAGLPIRASISLKSLARHLLQKKIQVGCKGHSSVEDAQTAMELYRLVEVQWEAELARSLPPRPPSPITDPTTDSNQYMDDQYWPTDLMASSL; from the exons ATGGCACTCACGCCCCCTGTGCCCCCTCCAGCAGGGATGCTTCCTGGCAAAGGGCAGATGACCCCACTGCTGTCCGCCCCGAAGATCTCCGTGCCCACCCCACAGGGCACCCATGGCCCCGCTGCGTGGGGCTGCGCTCGGCCCCCGGAGGGTCTTGGCACACCGCAGGGTCGCAGCAAGAAGAAGAGCCGCAAGCACCAACGGTTCATGGAGCGCCGAGCGCTGCTGGAGCAGAAGGGGCTGCTGAGCCCCCGCCGGCGCCTGGGCAGCCATGCCCTCGTGCTGGGGACGGAGGCACGCAGCACGCTCGCCAAGGCGGGTGGAACCACGGCATCGCACTGCTGGAAGGTCCCCAAGCCCAAACAGGTcatctccccatccctgtccccatccgcCTCTCCAGACAGCATAGCCAGGCACCACTCTGTGCTGCTGTCCCAGGGGAATGGCAGCTCCAAGGGGGTGCAGACCTCCTCCCCGCTTCTGTGCCCGGGCAAGTATGTGGCCATCGACTGCGAGATGGTGGGCACCGGTCCTCAGGGCAGGCTGAGCGAGCTGGCGCGGTGCTCCGTGGTGAACTACAAGGGGGATGTCATCTATGACAAGTATGTCCAGCCCGAGCTGCCTATCGTAGACTACCGGACGCGCTGGAGTGGCATCACCAAGCAGCACATGAAGGGCGCAATTCCCTTCAAGGCTGCCCAGGCAGAg ATCCTGAAGATCTTGAAAGACAAGATTGTGGTAGGACACGCCATCCACAATGACTTCCAAGCCCTGAAGTACTTCCACCCGAAAGACAGGACGCGAGACACCAGCCAGATCCCTGTGCTGAAgcagagggcagggctgcccatcAGGGCCAGCATCTCCCTCAAGAGCCTGGCCAGGCACCTGCTCCAGAAAAAGATCCAG GTCGGCTGCAAAGGGCACTCGTCGGTGGAGGATGCTCAGACGGCCATGGAGCTGTACAGACTGGTGGAGGTGCAgtgggaggcagagctggcccGTAGccttcccccccggccccccagccccatcacaGACCCCACCACAGACAGCAACCAGTACATGGACGACCAGTACTGGCCCACGGACCTGATGGCAAGCAGCCTGTGA